One Pygocentrus nattereri isolate fPygNat1 chromosome 12, fPygNat1.pri, whole genome shotgun sequence DNA window includes the following coding sequences:
- the LOC108439375 gene encoding 2-oxoglutarate receptor 1-like has translation MASNTYYGNGSSGNCTNIDYLMKRYYLPVMYGIIFVVGVLGNVTSLLVYLVKVRPWKSSSIILVNLATTDLLYMLSMPFLIYYYAQSDSWTLGDFMCRFVRFGFHFNLYGSILFLTCLAVFRYVAVVHPLQAAKIQKRRWGLLACVLTWTLAAAQMAPIFSMIFTVKENNITSCLDLASNKPTHVWWYSWMLTVLGFLLPLVVVCACYICIAKELARGPHTHNRSRTRARRLIALVIICFVVCFFPYHVLRTLRIYTRIIPDGSCMLMRCVHAAYVVSRPVAAFNTIFNLGLYTLAGDRFKQAFLSLLLNSCQRPLVK, from the coding sequence ATGGCCAGCAACACATATTATGGAAATGGTTCCAGTGGCAACTGCACCAATATTGACTACCTTATGAAGCGCTATTATCTACCTGTCATGTACGGCATAATTTTTGTAGTGGGTGTACTGGGTAACGTGACCTCACTACTGGTGTACCTGGTAAAAGTGCGTCCCTGGAAAAGCAGCAGCATCATCCTGGTCAACTTGGCCACAACTGACCTGTTGTATATGCTGAGCATGCCATTTTTAATCTACTACTATGCCCAAAGTGACTCCTGGACATTGGGTGACTTCATGTGCCGTTTTGTGCGTTTTGGCTTCCATTTCAATCTCTATGGCAGCATTCTCTTCCTCACCTGTCTGGCTGTTTTCCGTTATGTGGCCGTAGTGCACCCTCTACAAGCAGCTAAGATTCAGAAAAGGCGATGGGGTTTACTCGCATGTGTTCTGACCTGGACTCTTGCAGCTGCACAAATGGCACCCATCTTCAGTATGATCTTCACTGTGAAGGAGAACAACATAACCTCCTGCTTAGACCTGGCCAGCAACAAGCCAACACACGTATGGTGGTATAGCTGGATGCTGACAGTTCTAGGCTTCTTACTACCCCTGGTAGTGGTATGTGCATGTTACATATGTATAGCGAAAGAGTTAGCAAGGGGTCCACACACTCACAATAGAAGTCGTACTCGGGCAAGGAGGCTTATTGCATTGGTGATAATCTGTTTTGTGGTTTGCTTTTTTCCTTATCATGTTCTGCGCACACTGCGAATATACACAAGAATAATTCCTGACGGCTCCTGCATGCTAATGAGATGTGTACATgctgcttatgtggtttcaaGGCCAGTGGCAGCATTCAATACGATATTCAACTTGGGGCTGTACACCTTGGCTGGTGACCGCTTCAAGCAGGCATTTTTAAGTCTCCTTTTAAATAGCTGCCAAAGACCATTAGTCAAGTAA